AAAGATTTTTAGTCGAATACAGTTGACTTTTTAGGATGAGATATGTAATCTAGTGTCAAAGCACTTTTACATAGAGGTTAATCCTATGACTGCTAATTACAAGGTTCGCATTGATGATATTGTCCACTCCATAAACGATTCTGTAGTAACAGGACAGCAGCTACTCGATCTTGCAAACAAGCTTCCTACAAGAGAGTTCTTGATTTTTGAGATGCTTAGTAATGGTCAACTTGAAGAGATTCGACTTGACGAGACGACAAATCTACAGAAACAGGGAATTGAAAAATTCATCACCTTTCGTAGCGATCGCTCATTCTTCTTTACAATTGACGGTCGCCGTTTCCAATGGGGGGCAAGTTTTATTACTGGTTTTCAGCTTAAAAAGCTTGCGAATGTCGATCCCAATACTTATGGTGTTTGGCAAGAAACCAAAAGCACAGAAGATCGCAAAATTGAGAATTGTGAACTTGTAGACTTGACTGAAGCAGGTGTTGAAAGCTTTTTCACTGGTAAGCAGACAACTACAGAGGGTTAAGCTATGAGTTTTTTACCCGAACGAGATCGTCTATATCTCAATCAACATGCTGTGAACTATAGAGAATCAACGAATGGAAAGTATAAGGGTATTGTTTTGTCTGACTTTACCCTGCCAATTGGCTTATACAACATACCCAATGCTGACATTTTGATTTTGTTGCCTCCAGGTTATCCTGACGTTCCCACTGATATGTTCTATTTGTTCCCTTGGGTCACTTTAACACAAGCAGCAAAGTACCCCAAGGCAGCCGATCAACCTTTCCAGTTTGATGGCAAAAGTTGGCAAAGGTGGTCTCGGCACAATAACGAGTGGAGGGTTGGAATTGATGGCATCCATACCACATTAATTAGGATGACAACAGCTTTAAAGGAGGCAAAATGATGAAGGCTAGTTTGACATTACAGGAACATCACTATGAGCTTCTAAAAGAGCTTTTACAGCATGATGACGGAACCGAGGGAGCAGCTTATTTACTATGTGGTAATTCGTTTATCATATCTGATCCTTGGGATAGACAAGAACATCACAAATTTATTTCCTACGCAGTTGAAAAAGTTCCAGATGAAGATGTAGTCTCGCAATCTCAATTACACATTACTTGGAAGACAGACTCTTTTGTCAAAACATTAAAACAAGCAAAGATAAGAGGTCTAACAGTAGCAATTATCCATAGTCATAGTGATCTTTTAGCGTTTTCAGAGCAAGATGATCTCAATGAACCTGATTTAGTAGATCTTGCCAAGAATAGAAATGGTTTAGATACTAATTTATTAAGCCTGATTTTAATGCCTTCAGGTGAGATGATTGGCAGACTGTGGGTATCCCGAAACAAGAATATTCCACTTATCCTGATTCGTATTGTTGGTAATGCTATTCGACTCCATTATCCAGATAGGGGCAAAGGAATACCTTCATCTATCCTACAACGTCAGGCCTTAGCTTTTGGTGAATCACTTAATCAAGACCTGTCCTTATTGCGGGTTGGTATAGTAGGATGTGGTGGCACTGGTAGTGCTGTGGCTATGCTTTTAGGACGATTAGGTATTGGTCATATAGCTCTCTTTGACAAAGATGTTGTAGAGGAATCAAATCTGAATCGTCTGCATGGTGCTTTCCGTGATGATGTTAAGCAGAAGCTCCCAAAAGTTCAAGCGATTGCTCGTTCACTCTTGGGTTTAGATGTTGAAGTTCAGACTTTTCAGGAATGGATTAATGAAGATATCTGTCATGAAGCATTGAAATCGTGTGACATTATTTTTGGCTGTACAGACGATCATTCGGGTAGATTACTGCTAAACCGCTTTGCTTACTACTATGCTACACCTGTTATCGATCTTGGGCTTGCGCTAGAGGTTGCTAATGATGTTGGGTCTCTAAGGTTTGCTTGTGCAGATGGGCGCGTTACTGTCTTAATGCCTAAACATAGTTGTCTCTTATGTCATGGAGTGATCGATCCCGTGCAAGCGCGGGACGAAAATCTTAAACGCATTGATCCTGATGAGTTTGAGCGACGTAAGAAAGAGGCTTATGTACTTGGGGAAGGTAATCCAAGCCCTGCGGTAGTAACTTTTACTACTAGTGTGGCAATTATGGCTATCGAAGAGTTTTTACATAGATTGCAAGGATGGCGGGGAGAAAATAACGCGATCGCTAATCGTGTACGCAAGTTTACCTTGACAACAGATCGAAACCAAGGAGCAACTTATAATCCGAATTGTCCCATTTGTGTAAATCAAGATATCTGGGGTCTTGGAGATAGAGATCTGTTTTTGGAGGTCTTATGAACTTGTTAAGCTTTCTATTGGGATGGCTACGCATCATTCCTAAACAAGCCTTTTCAACCAAGTTTGTTTCATCTCATCCTTCTAATGATGCTGTGAAAAATGGTCAAATTTGGATTATTCGGGATAGGAAATTGATGAAGTGGGGTCGTCTGCGCTGTCCATGTGGCTGCGAAGAAATAATTCTGCTATCACTTAGTTCATCTCGCAGTCCAAGATGGCAAGTATCACTAGATTGGCTAGGCAGACCAAGTATCTCTCCATCAGTTAGGAGGCTGGATGGTTGTAGAAGTCATTTCTGGATTAGATCTGGCAAAGTTGATTGGTGTTGATTTGAAATTAGCGATCGCTATTTTTATTTGAGAATTTAGATAAGTATAATCTCCTTGCCCATCTTCTAAATACTCTAAAACCACTTGCAACTCTGCTATCTAACCTCTAAAGAGTTGAATAGAAGTAGTTCAAATAATGGATCGCCAAATGTCATCAATCGTAAAGATGGATGCTCGTCAAAGGTATCAGGATAAAAGGTAATTTGATAAGACTTTTGCTGTAATTGCATTGTCCAAACCTTGTCTCCTGCATCCTCAAAGGTGATTCTAGATTTTTGTAGTAGAAGCGATCGCGTAAACATTTGCTCGATCGCTTCTGCATCAAAGGGAGATCGCGGTATGGGTTTACGCAATTCAATAAGATCGGCTTCCACATCCATTGCCACAGCTTCATCAAGTGCTAGTTGTATGGATGGAGCATCAGGAGCTTCAAAAAATTCTGATAGTAAGACATCTTCTTCGAGTGGGTCTGCACTCATTACTGCTTTTTCGATAAAAGTAGGTACGCGAGCAAGTATGGGCTGTAGATTGCCGACAACATTTTTAAATGCTTTGATGCGATCGCGTAATTTGAGATAAACCTTTGCTTCTACCGTGCCATCGTAATAAAAGTTGTGGATTCTCACCGTTGCAAATTTTTGACCGATGCGATCAATTCTGCCAATACGTTGCTCTACTCGCATGGGATTCCAAGGCATATCGTAGTTAAATAGAACGCCGCAGGTTTGCAAGTTTAGTCCCTCACTGGCTGACTCAGTGCAAAGTAAGAGTTTGATTTCTCCATCACGAAATCGCCTTTTGATTTCTTCTTTTTTGACAATCTGCCATGTGCCATCGCGATTAAGTTCACCACCACGCCCCGAATAACAAGCGACCTGTGAGCCGTATAGCTGGATCAAGGTATCGCGTAAATAGTCCATCGTGTCGGTGTATTGCGTAAAGACGATCGCACTATCACGCTCTAAGGATTCTTGACGTAGTTTTTTAATAAATTCAGAACGTTTGGTATCTTCACCAGTGTTATCAAATTGTTGCAATAAGTCTTGTAGATATTCAATTTCTTTAGGATCGATAGGCTCCATATAGGACTCTAAGCCTTCGATAATCGCATCATCGGCATCGTCAAGATCTCTAAGATCATCTTCTCCAAATAGGCTACCTTGTTGAGTCAAGAGATAATCTAGCCGTCGTTGTAAAGATTTCTCGATCGCATAAAAAGAACTAGTCAAGCGCTTGCGATATAGCGTCATCAGAAACCCTAGCGCCTTACGATTTTCCTTTTGAGCGAGACGGTAAAAATGGCGTACATAATCGCTGACTTCACGATATAAATGGGCTTCTCGTTCTGGTTCTAGGGTAATTGCGTTATCAAATACCTCTCGTGTTGGTACAGATTTATCTAAGAAGCCACGTTTGTAATATTCGCGCAAGGTGTCGCGGGTATGGCGAAACATCAGGTCTTTGATTGGGGTATTGGCTGCAAGAAACTTTTTTGATTCACCGATGAAATTATCATCAGCTAGGTATTTTTGAGGATTAGTTATCTTCTGACCAGTTTGCCAAACATCTTCGATTTGGTATGACAACAGGCGATCGCTAGTTTCTAAAGCTTGCTGAATCTTACTGCAAGGTTTTCCACCATTGGCAAAGTAATCGACAGACATGGTTTGCCAAAAGTTGAGATTATGCTTATCGGCGGGTTCGGATAGGGTCGCAAAGTAATCACAAAAAGCATCGGCAAATTCCCAATGACCTTTTAAACCAAGCAATTTAATAAGGTCAAACATTTCCACTGCGTCGATCTGCATCGGGGTAGCCGAAAGAAGTAATAGAGCTAGGGTGTGCGCCCTGAGTTGCGCCATTAGTTCGAGTAGACAGTTGGGAGTATCCTTACGATTTTGAGGGCTTTTACGCCTTGCATGGTGTGCTTCGTCCAATACTACTAAGTCCCAAGGTTCGGAGTCTAGTAACTCTTGCATTCGCTCTTTGCGGCGCACCAAATGACTAGAGGCAAGGACTAAGTTTTTCTGATTCCAAGGATTTCCCGTAATTGTGACTGCTTGTTTATAGGGATCGATTAGTTCGTTTTTGCCATACGACCAGAAATGCAAGTTAAATTTTTCCCGCATTTCTTCTTGCCATTGCGGTTGCACGCTAGCGGGAACTAGAATTAAAACTCGCTTTACTTTTTTAGATAGCAACAAGTAACGCAATACTAAACCCGTCTCAATGGTTTTACCTAAGCCAACTTCATCGGCAATTAAGGCATTGCGCGGGAACTCGGCTGCCATACGGCGCAGGATTTTCATTTGGTGCGCCCAAGGCTTAACGGGAATTGATTTCACCGAGAAGTCTAAACAGCCTTCATGGTTGTGAATATTGGCAAGTTGGGCGAATTGCTCACGTTCCGCTTGTAGTTCTTCCTTAGAGATTTGGATTTCTACTTGAGGTGGTGTAGGTTCTTCAGTAGGCAGTTCTAATATTTCTGGCTTTGGTGCGATCGGACGGTCATCAAATTCAGCTAGGCGATTCCAGTCTGGCTTTTGGGTTGGGGCATAGCGCAATAGCTTTTGTTTTACCGCTATAGGGATTTCAAATACTCGCACATTGGGAAGTTCATCTTTCCATAGACGTTCAAAGCGATCGCTTTCATGTTGTACCCGTTGTAAATCTCTACCGCCATCCCATGAAAAGAAGACGTGAAAAGATTCACGATTGGATTGCCAGCCCCCGATTGACTCATTGTTAGAGCCATTAAAAGCAATACAGTCTCCATTCGCGTCAGAGATAATACCTACCTTTTCGTGAAAGAGATGTTGCGGATCGAGAACGCGATCGGATGAGTCAGGTTGACCGCTTGGCTTGAGTGGTATGGCAATGCGAATGTCAAGATATTCATTTTGAATTAACCAACTGAGGATTTCAAAATGCTTGAGTTGGGCAAAGTTGCTCGGTGGGGTGAGTTCAGTATCTAGGCGACTAGTTAAAGCATCACGCAAGGCGTAACCCTGTTGGACGGCTTGCAAGTCTTCGGGTGAGAACTGACAGCCCATGATTAGGCGCATTCTGCCTTGATTTTCCAGTAATGCACCAATGCCTCTAGCTACGCGACTGAGAATACTGCTATTGAAAAATCCTGCTTTGCGATCGTATTGCAGGGCGCATTCAAGGGCAGGAATATAGAAGTCAGTGATTAAGTTATCTTCATCACTGCCATATCCGATTTTCCACTGGCGATCGCTTAGTTTTTTACTCATAGGGCTAGGTTTTTCTCGCACTCTTGGAAAATGTAGTGCAATGCTCCCAAGGTTAGGGCTGCATCGTCTGCAATATAGCCTCTACTCTCATAAACTTTACCTGACAGGTCAAGTTTATAAAACATCCATTCCCTTGCATTAGTCACTATTCCCAATACTTCAATAAACTTCCCTGATTGTTTATTTTGCCATTGGCAAGCCTGCATTTCTACTAAACATTGTGCTAGTCCCTGTTCAAAATCATCTTTCTTTGCTTCGACAATACAAACAAATGGAGCTTCTAAATAGTCTTTTTTCTGAGCGATCAAATAGTCAGCATTACCAATCAATACGTCACTTTCTAACCTGCCGCCTTTCCAAATCTTAAGCTGGTCGAAATCTTCCATTGCTTCTTCACAGAAGGCATCAATCAGCAATTTTTTCGATTCTTCGTAGCTGCGGAGGTCAAAACGCTTCTGTAATCGCTCTAGTCTTTTTTTGAAGAAATCAGTTATTGGGAGTGCTTGACTTTCAAATTCCCAAGGGAGCAATGTAATAATTCCTAACTGTTTATAGGCTTCACCAACACTAAAACTAGAGAAATTTTTCTTTTTGGATTTTGGAATTTTAACTGTTGCCATAATCTAGTCCTCCTGTAATTCTGTTGTATCAAAATCTAAACCCATCTGACCACTTGCATAGTCAATCTCTGGCTGCACATAACTAACTTGGGCTTTAATCTCATCCATAGCTAGCCAGAGGTCGGCAAGGGCTTTCTCTTCGGGGATGCGTTTGCGCGGATCGCTGATGTGAGGGATGACGCGCAGGGCTACCTCCCATGCTCGCATAAACATCTCATTGCTGAGTAAGCCTGTGGCTTTCATGAAGCGGCGGACGGGTTCGATGGTTTGTTCTTCGAGGTAGATGGCGATAATTGCGTGCAGTCCATCGATGAGGTAACGGGCGGAAAACTCATTGTCAACGAGGGAGAAGGCGTGTTTTTTGTAGCGTTGATCGGGGCTGAGGAGTTTGCAAGTGCCGCTTTTGATGTCTAGGAGTTTGTAGGTTTTACCGAGGTCGGCAACATTGAATCCACCAACGGCGAGGGCAAGCTGTCGGGCATCATCAAAGGGAAATTCACGGGCTTGGAAGGCATCCCAAGCGAGGAAATACCATTGTGTCAGTGGGTCAAATCCTGCGGTGTCGGTTTGGGCAAGTTTGCGGAAGCGGTAATTGGCTACAGCTTTACGGGCTTCGGCAAAGGCGACTTCGGGGCGAACTTCTACGCCTGTGCTATCGAGGATGGGATAGTTGCGGGAGAAGACATTGAGGGCAGGACCAAAGGCGCTGAGATAAAGGTCGATGCCTTGAATCTCGTTGGCTTCAAATTCGGGGGCGCGTTGTTCGACAAGGTTGGCGACTTCGGGGCGGAGGTCATCCCACCATGCTTGTCCTGCGTTGGGGTCGCGTTTGCGGCAAATGAGTAAGACGGTACTAGAGACGCTATTTTTCTGGGCTTGATGCAGGTTTTGCGGGTTTTCGGTGCTGACTGCCCAACTTGCGGTTATTTCAAATCCTGCGACGATTAGGGATTGAGCAAGGACATCCCATGCGCCAGAGTCTTTGTGATTAAACTGCACAGTCATTACGCCGTTGTCTTTGAGAACTCGATAATATTCACCAAAGGCGCTTTGCATTTTAGCTTCATAGTCGCGATCGGCGAGTTCTTTAGGGCTAATTCCCATATCTCGAAAACGGGAGGGATTGGCGACTGCTTCTCGGTCTTTGTCTGTGAGTTCCATCCAAAACAAATCAGGAAAGATATCGCCTAAGATTCTCTTTTGCCAAACATAGAAAAAATCAGACATTTCTGCATATTGAATCGTTCCGTAATAGGGCGGATCAGTAACAACGGCATCAATAGACCGATCAAGAATGTGTTGTAGGTTATCGGCAGAAGAAATGTTTATTTGAACTAATTGTGAGTCATTGTTTTGTGGAGAAAAATTAGGTAGACAAACAGATTTACTTAAATATTCACACAAATCTGTATAGTCTTTTTGAAGTATCTGTGAGTATGTCCTCCAAAGCCTATGGCTGCCTGACATTTCATAATAATTCCACATTAAGTTTAATGAATGCTGTGCAGAAGCTCCCATAAAAGACATATTCGATGCAGAACTCCAATGTCCAAGCCTTGAATTTTTATCGATACATCTACTAAAGGCTAAACCCAAGTATGTACAGATGGAAGAAGCTCTATCTGACTCACAATCAGCCTGTATTAATTTTTTGGCTTCGTTGATTATTTTTACATAAGTAACAAGAGTTAGAAGTTGTCTTGGATTGAAAAAGTTTTTCCAATTTCCTAGACCTAAATCTGCGGTTGCATTGCGCTCATGTACTTGATGGCTCCAAGGAATCTCAATATCTGGAATCAGATAACTTTCATCCGAATTTTCAATTTCTTTTAATTTCTGTTCTGCTAATGAGATTCCATATATATCTTTTTCTTGTGCAATTCTAAACTCTAAACCTCCCTGCCTCCTCTTAAAAGCAACAGCATACAGTTGATGTCCTAATCCATCATTTTTGGCTTGATTTTTTACAACTTGATCCTCAATAACTGACCCACAATTAGGACATTTACCAACACCTCTAGATATTGTTGTATGTTCTTCAGGGTTGTACTCTTTCCCACTCTCAGTTACGATATTCGTCCCTTTACCTTTCTTTCCTCTTACTAACTCAAAATCCACACACTTATTATTCAAGTTAGGAATTAGTCTCACAGCACAAATTGAGCCTTTTTTGATTGAAGCAGGGGATTTATCTACCCACCAACTGGGACTTAAAGGCACAACTGATTGACAATTTCTACAGATCACACTGTGCGCCCAAAAATATGCTTCTACCTTCTCCCCATCCTGAGACGGGAAAAAATCACTTAGCCGCTTCTCTGCCTCATCACCAACCCACTTCACCCACTTATCAATATCCTCTTGCAACGCCGCCCCAAACCGTAACGGAAACTCGATCGCCGCCTTCATCGTCACCACCGCCACAGGATTCAAGTCAGACGCAAACACCCGCAACCCATACCGCGCCGCCTCAAAAGGTATCGACCCACCCCCCGCAAACGCATCCAACACCGCAGGAGTCTTATTTCCCCACATCTGCTCACAAAGTTCCTGCACCCGCTTCACCCTTTCAGGAGTTGGCGGCGTTTTATATAGCCTTGTGCGTTGATGGCGATTGCTTTTCTCAGTCTCACTTTCATTTGCCCTAGCCATATCTAAGCCTAGCAAATACTCAAACTCCTCCATGCTGACATCCGCAGGCAACAGCGAACCCAACACACTTGCCCGACTAAACGACAACGGCTTCCGCGAATACCACCGATGCAAACCCTTAAACGGATTGCCTCCATTCTCATAGTAAACCTGCTCATTCAGCAGCTTCACAGGCATAATCTTTTCGATAAAAACTGGTTTGCGATCGGTCATAAGAATATTACAAAAAGTATGATAAATTATATGATAAAATATGCGAGACAAGTAAGTCTTTAGATTTTTATTTTTCCTCTGCCCTTATGAATCAATTACAAGGAAAGCAGCGCGTTACAGTCACCATTGATGCCAAATTACTCAGTGCAGTAGATCGGCTATCCCAAAATCGCTCGGCGGCGATCGAAGAAGCTTTACATTTATGGCATAGGCAACAAATTGAAGACCAACTGCAAAGATTCTATACAAATCGTAATTCCCATAGCCTTCAAGAAGAAGAACAATGGGCGCAAGCAACCCAAGATAATGCGATCGCTAGTTGGGAAAATGAGGGATCTTAGCAACTATGAGTGATTTCCCGCAGCAAGGCACAATCTATTTAGCCAAAGCACTAAAGCAAGCAGGTGACACCAAAAAACGCCCCGTTCTTGTTGTCTCTGTAGATATCCGCAATCGCTATGCTTCAACAGTTTTAGTAGTGCCATTCTCATCAGATGTTGCCGCCTCAGCAGGTAATCCTTGCCGCATTCTCATCCCTGCTGGCACAGGCGGTTTAGAGAAAGACTCAGTAACTATGGGCGATCTAATTACCACTGTGCAGAAAAGTTATTTAGAACGCGGTCCCTATGGCAACATTGATAGTAAGTTGCTTCAGCAGGTACTACAAGGCGTACAGGTTGCTATGGGTATTTATGAGGAACAAAGAGGGTGATAGTTCGTAATGACGATTTTCCCGACGCTCTAGACAAATTATTGGCAAAAGCTGATTTTATCTAATCTCCCAACAACACCCGAATCGCTTTAAGAGCATTTCTTTTAGACCCGTTGGACACCTTAGCAAACCAATAATGTGCCTCCTCATTACTCATCGCCGTCACACCATTAGCAATATTGGCGATCCTCCCTTCCTTCGAGAGTGGCTGTACCGTCTGAAATAGCAAAGCCAAGCTTACCCCTGACTGTTCATCAAGGACATAGGGCGCTTGGCGATCGCATTTCAAAGTTTTTGGATCGTACTTATTTGCTTTCAATGCAGCATAGATCGCCTGTCTGGTTAGTACCAACGCATTACCCTTGAGCTTACCGATTCGCTTTGCCGCAGGGCGCTTTTTCTCACCTGCTTGCTTGTAGGCACATTGGTATAGCTCCAAAGCAAAATTATTGTTATCTGTGGGAACAACCCTTAGTTGAAACTCTTGCATTAGTAACTTACCCTCGCGGTTAGAGATAGGCGATCGACAGGATTACGCAGTAAAGCTTGTTGTAAGATTACTAACTCATTACCATCGGGCGCGATCGCAGGTTCAAAGGTAAATGTTAGCTTGAGACTCACATTAGCTCTAACTCCCTCAGTATTTAAAAGAGCATTAACAGGATTCAAGAAACCTTGAAACCCACGCAATCCACCTTGATAATCTAAACGCACAAATTGCTTGTCCATCTGAATAGTTGCCTTCTGGTCAATCTCAAATGTAAGTTTACCGAGCAACGGGAAAGATGTCGTAATCTTGCGATAGTCCATCACTTGATCGACCGTAATTTCGATACTCTGAATGTTTTTAACCTTGTAATCAGAACAGCGATCGCTAAATCCTGTAAACGCAGCATTGACCGTTCCAGACAGATCAATCATTTCAGGCTTTACTTCAAAAATTGAAGGTGCATCATGTCCATTTGTAGCTGAACCCTTACCAGTTGGAGTTTCATAGGAAATGATCGCGGCTCTAGTTTCCTGCTCTGCGGTTTCTCCATTGCCATAGTCTGCCACAATTTTAAAAATCGTGGTTTGATTAATTTGCGCCTGATGATTGTCTGATGGTAAAAATTCACCAGCGATCGGTATCCCATCTTGATAAATCCTTACTGATAAAGCACCCTGCGATCGCCAGCGTAAATTCACAGTTTTTGCTAATTCACTACTGGGCATCACCTGAGCAGACAACTCGATCGCACGCGGCTCAGGTTGCTTGAGGATGCCACGCCGATATAATTCCATGCGCTCGGAAAATTCAATTGTGTCTGGCAAACTTGGCAACTTGCCATCATCACCACGAATATAAACCTTAGTCCCAACCTTTAAATCCCATTGACCTTCCTGTATCCCTTTACGGACGGTTTCTCTTAGTTTGGGAATATCCGCATCAAGCAACATCTGTAACCCTAGATTTTTGGCAAATTCTTCTTTTAAAGCTCTTGTTGTCCAATGGTCTATTCCTGCTAACCAAACCTTTTGCAGAATGTAAGCAGGGGCAAATGCACCCGCATCTTCTAAACGAATTTTTTGACAATCCTTTAAAGACTTGAGAATCACATCCTGTTGATTTTTATTGCCTTTGACATCACTTGATGATTCCGCAGGCAAAGTGAAATGCAGCAATCCTTTCGGTGCTTTGACTGGATCGTTAGTTGGATAAAAAAGATGGCGATAGGTATTAGTTAAGGCAACTCTTACATCTAGGTCTTTGATACCACCTCTTTCACGCAATTGCTTGCGCTGATTTTCTGATAAGTCCTCTTGGCGATTTGGTGACTTCAAAATGTTTTGAATCGCAAGATGCTCCTTTGTAATATCGATCGCCCGATCTAATTCCTGCTTATTTGCCACCAAGAAAAGCAACCGATTACGAAATGTGCGGAACTTACCAGACTCTCCAGTATTATTAAAAATTTGCTCAACGAGATTAGGTGCAACATCGGTTGAAGCATTCACGGTTCCTTGGTCAAAGTCAATTACACAAAGAGCAATATCATCAGGCTTATCGTCAACATCGCCCGAACTCTCAGGACTAGCAACTAAGGTAAAGACTTTGTTGGCAAAGATACTATCGCGACGCGATCGCAGATGGTCTTTCGCTGTGAGATTGCCAATCTGTTCTTTCTCTTCCGCAATAATTTTATTGATCGATGGTTCTTCTTTAAAACGTGCGATCGT
This Pseudanabaena galeata CCNP1313 DNA region includes the following protein-coding sequences:
- a CDS encoding DUF7680 family protein, which produces MQEFQLRVVPTDNNNFALELYQCAYKQAGEKKRPAAKRIGKLKGNALVLTRQAIYAALKANKYDPKTLKCDRQAPYVLDEQSGVSLALLFQTVQPLSKEGRIANIANGVTAMSNEEAHYWFAKVSNGSKRNALKAIRVLLGD
- a CDS encoding ATP-binding protein gives rise to the protein MLRSIFETCVPRDEVLGGNLSEDVFAAKLKQVVDGNAPLVYQDPNTFFANTFPTNGLKTLISEVFGRLTGADTGSPVIRLETSFGGGKTHDEIAIWHIAKNGRQISGLDRFVNDITIIPDRPIQVAAIACQDLDPVNGVLHEESGIRVHTLWGEIAYQIGGVEGYSLLRGSDEQKVSPGTVVIEKLTKKEPTVIILDEIAQYLRRAKAIAVGKSDLSEQVVAFLFTLMDLTAACNNIVFVYTLASISDTFGAETNDLKEALQTSARQERVLSPSTDIEIYNIVKQRIFQSINDKAADIAAKDYLSVYKSSRLNLPDGCKDANHAQVLQSSYPFSPELFDLLTKKIASIPNFQRTRGALRLLAMVVRHLWQDMSVWIPMIHPHHIPIGLDEGVTSEFTSRLERPLMRSPIQADIFNTDGKLAHAQIHDQEWEAAGKSPFATWVARTIFLHSINQGTSAGIRRAELNLALLMPQVEISYIDPVLDRLTTVAWYLDIDPITTIARFKEEPSINKIIAEEKEQIGNLTAKDHLRSRRDSIFANKVFTLVASPESSGDVDDKPDDIALCVIDFDQGTVNASTDVAPNLVEQIFNNTGESGKFRTFRNRLLFLVANKQELDRAIDITKEHLAIQNILKSPNRQEDLSENQRKQLRERGGIKDLDVRVALTNTYRHLFYPTNDPVKAPKGLLHFTLPAESSSDVKGNKNQQDVILKSLKDCQKIRLEDAGAFAPAYILQKVWLAGIDHWTTRALKEEFAKNLGLQMLLDADIPKLRETVRKGIQEGQWDLKVGTKVYIRGDDGKLPSLPDTIEFSERMELYRRGILKQPEPRAIELSAQVMPSSELAKTVNLRWRSQGALSVRIYQDGIPIAGEFLPSDNHQAQINQTTIFKIVADYGNGETAEQETRAAIISYETPTGKGSATNGHDAPSIFEVKPEMIDLSGTVNAAFTGFSDRCSDYKVKNIQSIEITVDQVMDYRKITTSFPLLGKLTFEIDQKATIQMDKQFVRLDYQGGLRGFQGFLNPVNALLNTEGVRANVSLKLTFTFEPAIAPDGNELVILQQALLRNPVDRLSLTARVSY